The DNA window TTCGATATCGGCCTCGGCCTCGCCCACGATCTGGTAGGTGCGTTCTTCCTCGGTGTCCTCGTCGATCAGATCGACGGTCGCGCCGAACTTGACCGAACCCGACAGTTTCGCCGGGTCGATCACCTCGCAGCGCGACAGGATCGATTCCAGCTCCTTGATGCGGCCTTCGACGAAGCCCTGTTTTTCGCGGGCGGCGTGATATTCCGCGTTCTCGGACAGATCGCCGTGTTCGCGGGCCTCGGCGATCTGGCGGATGATGGCCGGACGCTCGGTCGATTTCAGGGCGGTCAGTTCCTTTTCAAGCGACTGATAGCCGCTGCGGGTCATGGGTATCTTGTCCATCGCTGACCTGTCCTTTCGGGGGCGGATGCCGCGCTGATGTTAATCGAACGCCCCCGCCATTCGACAATG is part of the Paracoccus stylophorae genome and encodes:
- the greA gene encoding transcription elongation factor GreA, with protein sequence MDKIPMTRSGYQSLEKELTALKSTERPAIIRQIAEAREHGDLSENAEYHAAREKQGFVEGRIKELESILSRCEVIDPAKLSGSVKFGATVDLIDEDTEEERTYQIVGEAEADIENGLLNIRSPLARALIGKDEGDSVDVTTPGGLRTYEILAIRFE